taaagaagaaatgaaatacacaaaataaattatatattttcaaacaaaattttaaaatgagaataataatgagaaaatagtttcctttttatctctatattttcacatttttaaatttagttatcctacttttcctaaaattaatccttacttttatttaaaattaatttttactaaatcattgctaaaagataaagtaataattttagatagatatttttcaaaactaataaagggaaaattaatagtttttttttcttcaagaattaataataaatttaacttaagaaaataattttaaatttgagcaTAAGAAtaagttttaaattgaaataggTATTAATattagatgaaaaaaaaaaaaaaaaaagcaccacacttaaacaatttttttttaaaaaaaaaaaggaaaaaaaagaaaaaaaagaaaaaaaggaaaggagaaCCACTCACCTCATGTATAGCATTTTTCAAAGCTCTCACTTGTTCCCTTGAAACTGTTCTTACCTACAACAGTCAAATGATACTTGGTTGAAATCAAACAATATttctatagttttaaaatttctttctaaattgttttttttttcaaatataatcaaatgaattaaaatatttacataatatagcaaaatttattgTAATAGACTACTATTTATATCTATCTATATAGACATAGTTAGTAGTCTATCGTAATCTATCGTTGATATactatgatattttgctatatttgtaaatatttttagcagttttgtcatttaaaataattttcctataaaaaattattgttatgcttttttttttcaaaatttttaattaaaatataatataataaaaaaaagtgttgTACATGACCATAATTTTCAAACCCAATAACTAAAACATGTTATTGTACTAATTTAGTAGGTAATAATATATGGTatgtttggtttaatttttcatgtgtttaattttgaaaataagtcattttgaaaaataaaattgaattattagacaactacttaaaataatttttgaaatactttcgaagtgtattttaaaccgtttttacaaaaaagaatttaaataaatttttaagtcATTCTAAAAATGCTCATAGTCTCCatgtttcaaattttgtatAGATGTATCGACCACCAAATTAGAAATCAAGATTAATTTAGTAGAATTTTTCACAGTAGGAACTTAATTACAAACTTTTAAGTATAGATAAAACAATTACAAACTAAAATtcaaggattaaattgttaaaaaataatttttttaggaaaacaaATCTGATCAAATAGAAGtctaaacaaaaaaacaaaaaaaaaaaagaattatattaCTTAGGTTCcattaaataactttttttttttaaaaaaattaaatatataacctCCAGATTCTATGCATTTTTATCATTCagatcaagttttgaaaactaaaaaaaaaaaaaaaacacacttttaaaaaaatttgtttttatttgtagaatcttataaaatattttaacgTTGGTTTAAGAAAGGTGATAATCATAATTAAGAAATTagacataaattaaaaaaatagaaaaataaaaaggaaacgaatgaagaataagaagaagagaAACCTTCTTTTGAATAGTCCAAATAACACCTTCAGTACAAGGAGGAACAGTGAGGGAACCAATGTATCTGTAATATTTTCTTCCACCAAACTTGATGTCTCCTGGATTCACTATccctatttctttttcttctttccctaTTGATTTTATGTGGTGGAATAACTATTTCCACACAACAAAAATAATCATCATCAAtattacaatttatttatatatatatatactttttcgGTTCCTTAAGTTTTAGGTCTAGTTTTTATCCGATTTCCAAGTTTCAAGATGTTACGTATTTAgtctttaattttttagtttggttttaatttaatccataattttcaaatattgtaCTTTATATTTCAGATTTGAGCTTTATATTAATTTGGTCGCCACTTTTGATCTTGTTTTTCATGAACTactatttaatgaaaaattgatgttagaagtgtaaatcttaaatttagggatcaaattgaaataaaattcaaattttaaggtaaaattgtaatattttgaaatctataaactaaattgaaaccgaACTCAAAATTTATAGAATATATTTTGAAACGTAAACATCGTattgaaactaaatttaaaagacTTAAAAGACTACAAATtatcttgaaactcacttggtTTCTACAACAATTTCATCATATGTAAACAAGCACATTCCAAAGTATTAACCTAAAATTGAATAGATAAATGGATCCAATTATTTCTAGATGgtaattcattatttaattttttttttgggattaaaattttgttagaactttttatagtttgtatttttaattatgtgactagtaatattgatttattagataaaaaaaataaattttatatataaaagattCTAGTAGGtctatggtttatatttttttattaaaaaaagccGAGAATAGGTCAAGgacctattaaacacaaaatataaaaaaaacttaggGACTTATTTGACACAAAATCGAAAGTTTAAGGATTTGTAATATACTTGACCTAATAGACACAAACCTGAAAGTTTTAAAAACCAATTAGACAATTTTTAAAGATTTAAGATTGAATAAACGGGAACTAAAATTGTCAACTCTAGAAAAAAATTACTCCTTTTATCCCCTAACTTTTGAGTATAGTTATCATTTGGTTCTTAGATTTATGAATTTTGCACTTTTACTTTTAGAACTAATGCTCATTGGTGCAATAactttctattaattaattaaaaataataacgatgtggatttttttaataaattttaatagtgagtgaaaattaatattaactaatttaattgttttaaattaattagaaagaGAATTGATACAAAAGACTAAAATTGTGCActagtaaaaaaataaagtacaTAATCTTGAAAGCATATAAATCAAATGGAAACGGAACTAAAACTTGGTAAAAGATGTATTATTCTGAGATCTagagaccaaataaaaactaaactcaaaattcagaGATAATAATGTAACGATTTGACGCTTATaaatcaaatgaaaactaaacaactcaaaactcaatagtaaaaatgaaacattttaaaatttaaggattaaaaaaaaactaagtcatttaaaattaagaaggaaatgcataatattttgaaatttaaggaccaaaaatcatatccaaaattcaAAGACCAAGAAAGATACTTtcattttaggttaaaatatcattttgatctctaaactttgaagtttattcaattttagtcctcGTACCTTTAAATatccaattttaattattgtactttcagtaaatctaaaatttagtcCCTTTACTTTTTCattgttgacttttttttttttttttttttttttatttgttaatattttcaatataaagtttgaaaacatattcacatattatatttctttgcatgaaagttattattattatttagtcaaatttgatgaaaattaaattcaatagactaaatttaaggtttattggaagtataaaaattaaaacgaaacatttgaaaacgaaTTTCAAAGTAGAGGAAccaaaatgatatataattttttatattaggcaaattacaaaaattaccCATGAAGTATGGTGGTAGTTACAATTACACTctcaaacttttaattgtaaaagtttaagtttgaagATCGAGTTTGacccaattttaaaacctatataagtttgagggtcccactatttaaaattaaaagtttaaaagtgTAATTACAACTATCACCATATTTCAGGGATGATTTTCATAATttaccaaaaattaaaagtttaagagtatAATTACAGCTAACACCATACTTTAGTAGTGATTTTTACAATTtaccatttattttatttagcatGAGAagagaaatgagaaaaaaaaagagtataaAAGTAAACGTACTCTTGAAAGGAAGCGATCAGGGCGTCCAAATTTGTATAGAATTGCAACCACAGCGGTCTCATTATGATCGTTTGTATGAACTACATGCATCTCCAAATCATATCTATAAAGTTTTTAACAACTTCATGTCAATTATCATATCAAAGATCgatgatttaattttacaattgaaCTAAaagaacgaaaaaaaaaaacttctattttgttgtttttggtATTATAAATCTTCGACCGAAGTTTACTCAATGGAGaaagtcttttttttaaaaaaaaaaaatttgttatgactaaataataataatagttggATTGAAGTATCGTTTTAGACCctatattttgaagtttgttcaattaTAGTCTTATACTTTTAGTAGATCTTATATTTAATCTTCATTACTAGTttattattgttgattttttagaaaggtttttgttatctattaacttttttttatataaattttaaaacatatttagaTATTGAATtttcttgcatgaaaattatttttaaccaatttcgataaaaattaaGTTTGAGAGATTACTTAAGACTTTGAAAATACAAAGACTAAAATCAGACATTAGGACTTAAAATGATGGTTTAacctaattattattattattattctgcAAGAGATGTAAAGAATGAGTGTCTTAAGtgctttaaaaaaatacttttacgTGAAAAAGACAAATGTTTTTAAATACTTAACCTTTGGGATCATAACACGTAAAGtatattataacaaaaagtCCTTCAATCGATCAACTTCAATTTATCTAACAAATCATACTGGAGATCGTTAATAATGAGATAAACTAAGGTCACATACGATGTGCAGACTCACTACTTAACGTCAAGTACTACACAAACTAAACCCGTGAACCAAACACCCTAAAGTAGAGATCATTCTataaatttaatgtaatttgcaaatatggagagagagaaaaaaaatgagaagaaaggAGAAACCTTATTCCATTGAAAGAATGTTCAGATGGGGCATGCCAATGACATTGGGATAATTTGTAATGAGTCCCATTGATTATAATTTTTCCAGCATCTTTTTCCCACCTTATCtgaaagaaaataatgattattaaaaaataaaaacttaattcATCAATTTATTTTCgcttgttaaaaatattttcaaatattttcaaagaCGGTACTCGTATTATTGATCACTTCTAATTTTATGGCTAGAATTTTGCTAATACATTCATGATCCCGTGGCtataaatattgtctaattagATTATTCTTTAACAATTACACATTTTTCTCATATATTCTAGAGAGTTCTACAATATGTTCTAAGCATCTAATGCAAGTAATTTCTAAAGCATATTCTGATACTTGATACTTCTCGAAACTGGACTTTTGTCTGGACTAGGTCCAATTACTTCTAACCTAAAACCAACACAAAATGTATTCTTTGTTAAATCTATCAAACATAAACAAAGTTCTAGataatacttttttaaaaattaagactttgtttggtaatcatttagttttttgtttttgtttttgaaaattaagtttattttatcCACAtctcttacaatgatttgcatctttcttaactaCAATTactgaattcttagccaaattctaaaaacaaaaacaaatttttgaaagctatttctTTTTggttctcaaaatttagcttggttttttaaataattggtgaaaagtgaataacaaagaaagaaatttggagctAAATAATGTCCATAGcctgaattttcaaaaacaaaaacaaaaaataaagtggttaccaaacgggtcataaattacaaatttggatAGATttagaatggaaaaaaaatatttaggtttATCTCCGAGAGAACCTATTTTTGTGCATCCCACCAAAATTGTTCTATCATAATATGATATATGGCAAATTagctatttttatttattttttgaaatatattaattattttttgtaggggtgttcatgggttgggttggagtaCTTTTAGACCCAACTTAATTGTTCGGTTCCTAAATTTCTTCAAtccaaataactcttattaaaatATGAACCCACCTAACCtaactatgaaatatttgggttgaatTGGTTCAGATTACtcgagtcatttatttaaatttttgttctaaaaataagtaaaatatcaatatatagaaatttgatttaattatttttatatattgaattaagactaacatctcaatttcaatttgtgtaatacaaattttctttccaaagtgctaaaaaaactacttttataagttgttagagaataaattatataaaaaacaatgaaaataaaataaatatatcgtaagtaaaaaaaacaatacattttaaagtaaataataagttcagattggttttggttattTTAGATGAACCCTTGAACCAACCCGACCCAAAAGATTTTCATTATTTGAACCTAACCCAACTCAAACCGCataggttgagttgggttgatcggttttttcgaATCATCTGGTTTTTTGAACCCCTAATTTTTAGAGTGAGTGATAGAAGGGGGCAGCTAAGATACACCCAAGTATTACCTTTTAGAATGTAgtcttataatttataattgaaattttgtCCCTAAAATTTGTTCCTAAATAGTTAATATGATAGAAAAAATGCTACTTTCAAAGTCATTCTCGAACATAGTGTGATATAATAAAACTACAGGTATGTCAATGAAAATTAACGACAAAACGAATGATGGAACGAATATTACCAAAACGTCGTGTCCTCGATTCTTGACGACAGCTGGGGCAGGGTTGTAGTCCCTTCTGAGTTTTCCAAGCTGAGGAAGAACTTGAACATCTTCTTCAACGATATTAATGGGAGATTGATACTTTCCTTTCTCACAAGATTTCCAATCCGATTTTAGCTTTCCCCATTCTTTTGGTCCATTTCCATTTCCCTCATTGTAACTAAATGGAGATTCATCACCTACATTTGCATGAAATCTAGGTTTTCATTTCTTAACGTGTCGGTGATAACGGTTTCACTtttcgtttttaatttttgatattTATGTTTCTTTCCTCTCAACTATTTTACTATCGTTTAATTTTCACCATAtgtaaagaaaacatttgaaatattagttaaatttcaaaagctAAATTATAAGGAATATCCTTGAACTTTgtcattttgtttcaaaaatactcttatactttcaaaagttaCCTATTATTCTTGATTATTTATCAACGTTTTAAAATAGCCTTGGAGTTGAAATTGAGATATGAACATGAGTAGCAATAAATTTAGATCACTGGATTGTTTAGATCATCACCACACAGTTTAAGTCATGATTTCTGTTAGAAATTTTAAAGGATTTTTACAccaagggtattttttaaatgtGTATGAAAGTTCAAGAGTAATATTGTAACGTTggaaaggataataaataatcattataatttagttaatttaaaaaattaaacaaatgtttttctaaaaagaaattaattttaaaatttggcttaatttttgaaatattattacaaagtatatatgataaaataaagaaacttTTAAGTGGATTTagtatttaaaagtttaatttttaaatatcaaattaccaaaaaagaaaattaatagtTATATGTACAAGTAAAATAGGTTCACTAGACATTATTTACTAGTAAAACTATCCATTTTTGTCATTGCTCATCTGTAATCTTGTtatcttaataaaataaaataaatacataaaactataatattgtttagaaaaataaaactaaatttataaaaagaaatttggtgGAGGCATgtcagagtttttttttaagtataattggAGTAGAGTATTTAAACCATTtatctttaatttattaatatatttatatatcaatTGAATTATATTCGATTTCACGACGGATAGATAAGACTTtccttatgttttatttgaaaaaaaaaaaagaaaaaattataaattcacTTGATTCATGATCCCATGTTTGGAGACAGGAAATCATGTCAGTACTGTAAATATGTAgatttcttgatgtttttttgTCTGAAACATGTCACCTagatttcaaaaaagaaaaaaaaaatttcaaaatttgaaattaaatttccaTATTTTAACTTAGTCAAATgtcaaacatttatttctcaTCACGAATcttgaaaagaagagaaatttatgattttgaaccatataatcaaaattataCCAATTATACTTTGAACTACAAAAACTttcattttagttcttaaaatttgatttttttttttggataaaaaaGTTTGTGTTTATTTATGTGAATAAATCTAAgtacatacaaaaaaaaatttggaggttaggattataaaaaaaaaatcatatacaaa
The nucleotide sequence above comes from Benincasa hispida cultivar B227 chromosome 3, ASM972705v1, whole genome shotgun sequence. Encoded proteins:
- the LOC120074640 gene encoding alpha carbonic anhydrase 4-like encodes the protein MAFFFFFQNFLFLFLLFFFISSFSLSSISMASQSEVGDESPFSYNEGNGNGPKEWGKLKSDWKSCEKGKYQSPINIVEEDVQVLPQLGKLRRDYNPAPAVVKNRGHDVLIRWEKDAGKIIINGTHYKLSQCHWHAPSEHSFNGIRYDLEMHVVHTNDHNETAVVAILYKFGRPDRFLSRLFHHIKSIGKEEKEIGIVNPGDIKFGGRKYYRYIGSLTVPPCTEGVIWTIQKKVRTVSREQVRALKNAIHEDLKKNARPTQALDGRKIQFYTPHK